A region of the Zonotrichia leucophrys gambelii isolate GWCS_2022_RI chromosome 14, RI_Zleu_2.0, whole genome shotgun sequence genome:
CTGAGGACGTCGGGCTGCGAACTGTCGACATCAGGTGCGACTTGTAGGTCTTGCTCAGGCCGGTCATCCAGAACTTGAGGAGTTTGACATtgtcctcctctgcagctcccaggatgCTCAGCAGCTTCTGGGTGTCCTCCTTGGGTCTGCTGTCCACTTTAGTGAACTTAAAGAGGACTTTCACTTTACTGCAGGAACAAGAGAGTGCTGTCTTTACCAAATGGACTCACACACCATCAAACAGGGAacaaggaggagctgagctTCTCTTGGCACCTACTGCAACTAAATGTTAATAAAGGCTTCTACCAGTGTTTCATTGAAACTATTCTCATGCTTTGATGAAGAAGGGTGATGATTAGTCAGGGAGATGACTCATTTTCAGTAATATTTCTAGTTTGGATTTTTCATTCTAGCAGAAAGTAGAACAATTAATTGTGACAGCTGGGAGACACATCCAGTGCCCATCTGCCTTCAGGTAAATTCACACAGTCATGATGTGCCATGAATTATTCACATGACTGACTGGTCTTCCTTTACAGCTACCTGCACCTCTGAAATGCAGAGCCTGAAGGCAGAACCCGGGCATGTGTTTGGGTGTTTGGgtgtcagctgtgctgggctaTGGCCACACTGACAGGCACAGAGGGATCTGCAGCTTTAATCCTCCTAACCTGGGTGAGGCAGGCAGGTGGTGTCATGCAGGTAACCTGCAGCTGTGTGAACTGAAGCATAAAGGTTAAGAACTGCTGAAAGCCAAAAAGACAGTTAGGACTAGAGTAGGAAATTCTTAACTCCTGACTTAATTTGTTCCTGTAAATCCAAATGAGCTTCATCAGAAATCACCTGACTGAAGTGTGTcctgcactctgctgctgctgtgccaaagctgctcctctgagaGCAAGGGAGCTGTACTTACTTCATCCACTCCTCCTTCAGGCACACAAGGCACTGATCCACAACGTCCACAGAGAGGTTCTGGTTGGTCAGGGCAGCTTCGATCTTGTTCAAGATTGTTGGGCCaactgcaggagcagaaaaagGGGCAAGGGTGAGAAAGAGGACACACAAGCTAAAGGTTACTGCTTACACCTTTACTGCTAATCATTGTTAACTATATCCCCAGTGGCCTGCTGGGATTTCATTGCCATGGAAGAGCAGCTAAAGGTCATCCCATTAGAAAAACATCTGATCTAAGAAGCAACATGGAATTTACTGAAGGATCCTGGGACATCCAAACAGGTTCAGAGgcctttgttttctcttcagaTCCACTTTTAAACTCCTGCTTAGCTTTTGTTGTGCCCTTACCAAAAGATCATTAAAAACACAAGGTTATGAAAAAACCTTCATGCTTCTTTGtattatatacaaatatacatataaaaatataaaccctCAACTTATACTTTATTTAATGTTCCATTCGTTAAGGGCAGTTCCAGGATACTTAGTGAAAAAATGAACCAGCAACCAACCCAAGGCATTCCTGGACCACTTTTTGGAAGTTTCTAGGGGACTTTTTTCACAGCAGTCCATGGCCTAGTAAGTTTGATGCTGTGGTGGAGGAAAGGCCTTACAGTGACTATTTTTGTGCAGAAGTTTCTGGACATGCCACTGACTGGATGGAAAATAAACTGGTGTATTTATACATGTGGGATCAACAACAGGAAGAGCACTGTGCAGAGAGCAAGTCTCTGCTTTGCATCTCTGTCTTCAGGGACCAAGAGGAAGGATGAGCCATCTGCTGTGTCTTTTGAGACACTCAGTGAGGCAAATTCATCTAAATTAAGACTTCCCAGAAAAGACAAGACTGATGGACCTGACTCAAATCACCTCTAGGTGCAAGTGTTCAACTGCTGGAAGGAAGTaagtaaaattaaatagaaaagtCTGGGTATTTCTCTATCAGTGACATTTGACTACCAAGTGGAACATGGAAAATCATTGATGTCATGGTCCTTACAAGTTAGTCTTActcaaaataaacacacaagTATCCCAGGACTGAAAGTGTTCACTGTGGGTTACAGAATTTCCCTACAATTTTTCTTATACCTATGGTACGGAATCCATTTCTGATTTATGAAAATTAACAGGCAAAATGCTGATCTGGTAGAGCAAATCTTTTATAACTGAACAATCTGTGGTGAACCTCACCTCAAGCAGCTAAACCCCAGCTGAATATTGACCTGGCTTCTACCCAAACCTCCTTCAGGGCCAGTTAAAGGTCAAGATGCTCTTTTAATCTCAGTGACAGAGGCTCTTTCTGCTTCCATCACCCACCTCGATCTGCTGCCACGGGGCTCCCACTGGTGACAAGGAACTCGTACTTGTTGAGGGACTGCTCATCATCAAACAGGGTTGGGTAGAGGCTGGAGCGGGAGGCAGCACGGACTTCCACGAGCACTGCAAACTCTGCAGCAACAAGAGCCCAAAAGAGCATGAGCTGTGCTAGCCCAGACTCTAAAACACAGCTACAGACCCTGCTTTGCTTAGAGAAGGTGTCACATCTTTCAGTCACTGACCAGGAAAAGACACggggaaaacaaaatgaaatggttGGAGCTTTATTTCATGCAGccaattcttatttaaaaaaaaaaaaaaaattgtgttcttTAACATGACTAGGGAGGGGAGAGGGTTCAGCAAGGGGTTCTTACCAGATGCCAGGATGTGGGGAGGGATCTGGACGTGCGGGCCCAGGCCCAGGAAGTTGCAGCGATAGGCCTCCTCGTACTGCTCGCTGTAGGGGATGATCCGCACGCACCCGATGGGCAGCATCGTCTGCAGGGGCAACCAGCCAAGACAAACTCTGCAATTCAACAGCCAACTGCAGTTCCCTCCCTGACCTAAACCTGGAGCTCAGCTTCCAGGGTAGGACACGGAGCACTGCTTAGGCACATGCTCCTGATTTGGGAATCAAAGTAACCCACTCAGCCTGAGAGCCCCTGCAATCACTGAGGACAAGCAAGACATCCAGAGGTTGAGGGGATTTTGTTTTGTGCAtgttttttgggttattttgattgcttttttttttttccaaaaccacATAATTTAGAACAAACTCTTCACAAGATCACATGTTGGTTGCAGATCATTATAAAGGCTGGAGTAGCAGAGAAATACATGtacaaatataaatatgcagccaagaaacaaaggaaaaggtttctACCCGTAGGACATCAAAGGCAGACTGGACAAGATCCACATCCTGAGCTTTCCAGATGACCTGGTTCCCCATCAGAACATGCCAAGCCAGCATTCGGAATGCTGATGCCCCGAgaacctggaaaaaaaccccaaaccattttgCACTGGTTATAAAAATGACTGAAATGTCTACTTTGCCCTGTTAAAAACATGAGTGACAGGTAGGAAAAGGCTAGACCAGGACAGCAGGAAATTTAGCACATAAACCTTGGGCACGTGAACCTTCCCCCTCAGCCGGGTCAcaggaagcacagcagaaaagcaaGATCCATACAGAATAATTGATTCTATCTGTAAATTGTTTCTCCCTCTgaaacacttttttaaaaagcaaatattacTTGGCTTTGCAGATACTGCAGAACCTCTGTATTAAATTACTGCCACTGCTCTTGGGAAGAAGAGAAGTGCAGAGTTTGAGGGAAATCATCTGACCCCAGCCCACATGACTGCTGATCACCAGAGGCCCACGTGAGGAAGGGAGCGTGCCCAGAGATCCCGTTCACATCGTGTtcctggctgggcaggcactgagctgagcacagcacagggaatgtgcagattgcaggaaataaatgtatctctaaaaaaatcaaacattatCAGGAGAAAAGAGTTTGTGAACTCTGCAGCCTTTGTTACCTGTCTCATGTGCCTGAGAGAACGGAACACAGACAACCTCCTGTGAGCCACGTTCCAGCTGTTGCAATCTGGCACCAGAGAGGTTTCAGGGGAGCTTTTGgacagctcctgcccttccaCAACATCTGGCTGGGAAGAAGgcttctcttcttcctcagaACCGTCCCAGCCTTCTGACTCTTCTTTCAgatctaaaaaaaccccaaaaaacagagGGGGAGATTGGTCATAAAAACTGCTGCTCTCTAGGAATGGAAAGTGGAAAGTGCTCACATGCTGCCGCCATGTGATTTTGGGTGGATGTGGGAAGAGAGAGAGCTCAGAACACAGTAACTGAAAgtactggcagcagcacagacacacttAAGTGTTAATTCAGATAAAAAATAACTACTCAAAGGTCAAGaaggaattttcattttctacagAACTGAAAGTCACATTTTTTGATCAGCTATGTTCTCTAGTCTTGTTTTAAAGGTTATGGACAAAGCTTTGTAGATTCTAGTATACATGGTTAATAAAATAGTTCAacctagggaaaaaaaccccaaacaaactatGATCCTTTACTTTTAGAAAGTTTGtagaaaaagaagcaagaaaTCCATATGTTGTGACTGCAAATCCCTCTGGCTGTACAGATTCACTGGGAGGGCCAGCCCAGCCACAGAGAACAACAATCTTGATGATGCAACTCTGCTCCTCAAGTGACAAACACCACGTGCAGAGAGCCTTTGAGGTGCCTGCATTTCACATTCCTCCAGAGGCCATCTCCAGATGGGAGAGACAACCAGCAAGGTGAAGCTGATGAGCAATGGCTGTGCTTAAGATGCTGATCAAAGACTCAGTGTTTCATCATCTAAAGCACTCTCAGAGGGTTTTTGCAGCTCTGGAAACCTCTGTCTCACCTGCAAGTTTTTCCATCTGAACCAGGGTGTCTTCTGTGGGTGCTCCCTCCAGAAGCTTCTCTGTAAGCCGGCTACCACAAGCCTTCAGCAGCCTGGAGACATtgaaaggaagagaagcagTCATGCAGCTTACCAGGTGCAACAATCCAGTAAGAAACTTTATGTCATGATGTCAAACAAAATACCAAGCACTAACCACTTTGTGCTACCTTCCAGCTCATCCCTGTGCTTTCCTCAGGGTGGGACTATCAGCCCATCTCACAATCCTTGCCACATAGAGTCACCCAGATCCCAGCATTCTGCAATTTATTTGTGCAGCATGATTATCTCCCCATCCAAATCACATGCCAGTGTTGCAACCCTCCCTGTGGCATCTTTCCAGGGAAGTTTAATGAGCCAGTCAGGCACTGGAGCAACTGGACTCTCTCAGAGCCCAATGGCTGCATCTCCCACACTGCTGATCCAGCAcaggggcactgccaggtgaACCACTGTGGTCTGTCACCTGTGAATTCCAGCTGCAACACACTGGGCGTAGGGGaatcttttattcctttattccaCACTGCAAAACCTTTCCATCTGCACAGCCATGGCTTCTATTAGTATTCCCTCACagcaaaaagacatttttttgtCCTAAAGACATCAGTGTTGGCTCCTTCCAATCCAGATGCTACTTAGAAAAGTCTGAGTAttacctcaaaaaaacccacccaaaccctcaaatcccattcccactgtCTCAGGCAGCATCCTCCTGAGGAGGGActgcccaggctgagcccagcagtgcaTTACCAGGCGAAGGAGGTGTGCAGGCAGGCCCAGAGGTTCTCGTCGTTGGTCAGCGAGGTCAGGGAGCGCGCGGCGTTGCCGTTGCGCTGGTGCAGGAAGGGGGTGAAGGCCGTGTTCATGCGCTGGGCACGCTGGGGGCACCCAAACTGCTCTGCTTCaaacacctgcacacacagcaaggACAGCTCACAGACTCAAGGAAGTTCGGTGTTTGCAAAactcaggcaaaaaaaacccaaaaataccaAGTGAAAGGGTGTGTGACACACTCATCAAGTCATGGgaacacagagagaaagaagggaCATCTTATTCTTAGATGGACTGAAACTGTCATCAAGTAACACTTGTGCTCCAAAATCATTGTCCTTCCCAAATCGACTTAATTACATTTGTAACAAAGCTGTTGTCTACAAGGCCTGTGAAAAGCACTGAGTGTTTCAAATTCCTGTTCCTTCCCTCCTACATCCCCAgacacagaatcctggaatggtttggctgGGGAAGATCAAATtgttccaatccccctgccacAGGGACCCGCCACCTTCCATGagaccaggatgctccaagccctgtccaacatggctgtgaacacttccagggatggggatacACATCCCTGGTGCCTTGTGTCAATCTTCATGACCTCCCTGAGCCTTGTGTCAATCTTCATGACCACCCTGTCAAGAGCTGGATCAGCTGTTTGACTCAGCTGTCAATCAGAGATCATGATGCTGCACTGACACTGAGTCCCAGGGACTGACCCACCTTCAGTGCTTTGCCCTGCAGCTCATCAATGATGCCTCTGATTTTGCCCAGCAAGAAAGGCCAGGAGTTGATGAGGTAAATCCGGTCCATCATGATGGTGATGATGCTGTACCAGCGCTGGAAACCTCTGGCCAGGCTGTCTTTGATAAAAAAGGTGTGGCTGAACACAAAACCATGCTGCTCATCTCCAAAAAAAATAGGGCCTTCACGTCCTGGGCAGACCTGAAGGGAAGGGACAACACACCAAAATTATTAAACACATCACAGAGTAACCAACTAAACAGCTCCCTGCACTTTAATGCCCACTTGGTGAATAAATGAAGCCTTTTTACAATACTATCCCAAAACTGTGCTCAAACAGCCTTCCAGAGATATTCTACAAACACTCCAAATCCTTCAGTTTAACTGTATTTTAAGAATTCAGCCCCATTGAACTACAATACTGAGATTCCAAAAGGAATTTTGCTGATCCTGAGACACAAATGttcatttttccttcatgtCTGTTAGAGGATGAATATTAATGGTCTATAAATGGAACTCAACACCACATTGAGGTTTTTACGAAAACCAGGTTATCTTACAATGACAAATAATaagcacaaggaaaaaaaccaaggagGGCATATTTTTAGCCTCATAAATTGAGAAGAAGGAACTCTTGAGGTCATCAAAAATCAAGCTAAAAAACACCACCAATCCTGCAATAAACAGACTTCTGTGCCTGCCTTTCCCCCtgttccctgcctgtcccagtctgcacagagcaggcaggagcagcagtggaatATCTTGGGTTTGAAGTGCTGgaggaggcacagagagcattccctgtgcccaAGGCAGGTACCTCACAGCTGAGGCTGCGCACGCAGGCCTGGCGCACGATGCTGAACAgctggggatggtttgggtgcTGGTGGCTGACGTACTTGATGGAGGTCTCCTTGTCGTGGCTGACGTACCCCGGGTGTCCTCCTGCAAGGGAGCGGCAGCCCTGAAGGCAGAAAAGCAAATCCAGCCGTAAATGAGTGTGCAGGTAGCTCAGGTTTGCAAAGAACTCTCACTGTTCCCCCCAAAACACcataaaatgttatttacacacacagacaggaaCATAAAGACTCAGAAGACAAGGAAGGTGAGTCAGGGTCAGGATTTGGACTCAGCTCCTCACACAAAACTCTGATATACTTCCTCTGCTCTTATGCTCATTTTCCACTATTAAATTCCACTGTGAACTTGGTGCTGGTAAAGTTCAGTTCCACCAGCTGTGAAACCAACTGGCCAAACAAAACTGGCCACAACTGAAGGGaaagtaaataataaatgtatCAGAGGAAGTACTGATAGAGGATAAGTATGAaaattatagaatggtttgggtaggaagggaccttaaagatccccTCATTCCATCCCCATGGACAGgagcaccttccactatcccaggtggctccaagccccatccaacctggccctggacacttccagggatccaggggcagccacagcttctctgtgccagggcctcaccaccctgacagggaacaatttctttaGTCtatctaacctaaatttcctctctttcactTTCAACACACtactccttgtcctatcactgcaGTTCCTGATGAAGAGTCCCCCTCTGGATTCCCTGCAGGCCCCTTCAGACACTGGAAGGTTGCTTCAAGGTCTCCACACAAACTTCTGTTCTCCAGCCCTGAATGACTGAGAAGATATATTTTTCCTATTGTTTTaattggttttggggttttttttgtttcctaacCAATACTGCTCTTAAAATTACTATTAATAAATGATCTGACCTAATCTAACAAAGTAAATGCTCTTTGAGAATAAAGAAAGCATTTCAAAGCCACAAAAGAATCATAGATCACAGAGCTTAAAGAGACCTCAAGCTCCTGCCAAGGTGCATGTGTTCAACACCTCCTTCATACTCTTGTCATGGTCATTAGGATTAGAGTTAGGGCTAGTTTGCAGTTTATGAGGACTTGGAGACCTTCTGGCACTGGCACATACAAAACCAGTGCTGTTCAcattttatttgtctttaaaCAATTCAATTTACATCAGAGAACCCCAGAGCCCTTTAGCCAAGCCAAGGACACCGATGCCCACACACAGATTTCCCCACTTGCCTCACACATGTCGGATTTCTttgggccagggctgctggagtcGGCGCTGGCGCCTTCGGCCGGGCTGTGCGAGCGGATCCTGCTGCTCATCTGaatccccccttcctcctcctcggcCTGCTCGTTCTGCCCGGAGATGTCCCCGCTGCCGGCGCCCTGCGGGAGCGGCGAGTGCAGCACCTCGGTGCAGAACAGCGTGCGGGGGCCGTGCAGCTCACAGAAATGGCACAGGGCCACGATGGCGTTCATGGTGAGGGCTCAGCGCGGCCGCCAGGCCAGGCCTCCTGCGGCAGGGACAGACACGGTCAGCACAGGGATATCCCAGGATCTCTCAGGCCtcactgctgccagggctgctctgcatcccACCCGGAGCAGCTGGCCTTGAGCTCAGCCTGAGCCTgagaccatcgagtccaacctgtgaccaaaccccaccttgtcacccagatcagagcactgagtgccatgcccactctttccttaaacacctccaggaatggtgactccaacacctccctgggaaTTCCACTGATCCAGGACCAACCTCCTGCTTGCTGATGGCATGGCCTCGAGCAACCCAGCCTGCCATGCCCAGATGCTGGATGCTGATCCAGGACACCTCAGGCCCTATGggggggaatggggctggacCAATCCCTCATGCCCAGATACCTCCAGCATCACAGGGACAGGTTCAGGGaatctcagaatggtttggggtggaagcgACCTTGAAAATCATCCAACACAACCTCCTGccagtgacagggacaccttctactgtcccaggtggctccacGCCCCATCCAACCgggccttggacacttccagagatccgggggcatccacagctgctctggacaacctgtgcaAGGGCCTCACCGCCCTCACAGACCAAATGTCTTCCCAATATCCTGTCTAACCCTGCTGTCAGTTTGAAGCTGTTCCCCCCCTCTCCTGTCACTCCAGACCCCTGTAAATATCCTTTCCCATCTTTCCTGTAAGTGCtatttaggcactggaaggccacaaACAGGTCACCCCGAAGCCTTCTCCTTTctaggctgaacaatcccaattgttccagcctttcctcaaaGGACAGGTTCTCTTCCCCCCTGATCAGCCcggtggcctcctctggatcAAGGCTGAGCTCGCACACAGCAGCCCCCGGTGCCCGGAGCCTCAGGCCGGAACGGGCCGGCCCTGCTGAGCGCCCACGGACCCGAACGCCTCAGGCCCTGCCGGACCCGGGCCGCCCTGTCCCGCCGGATCCAGTGTCCGGTTCCCCGTGCCCCGTcaccccggcccggccccggttCCCGTGCCCGGAGCCCCCGCTCACCGCGGCTCCCCCGGCCCGTCCCGTGTCCGCGGGCGCCTGACACCGACTGACCCACCGGCCGTACCACCCCCACCGCCAGCTGGGGGGGGAACACGGACAGACAGCTCCCCGCCcgcgcgcccgccgccgccgcggagAAGCGAGAAGATGGAGAACAACgtagaagaaagagagagatgagaaaccCGTTCGTACCGGGGACTGAGCTGGCCGTCCCGCCGCTCTCCCGGGGAGCCGCCACCCCCCGGCTGCCGCAGTGGCTCGGCCCAGGGCCGCCCTGTCCACAGGGGCCGGGCGGAGCCATTACCTCAAGAGAGGGGATGAATGAGGAGGTCTGGAAGACGCATCCTCCCCTCCCGCGCTACACCTGCCCAGCTGTCACATCGCAGAGCGGAGCAGAGGTCTTCGATCACCGGGGACACGAGAAGGGACGAGCGGCAGCCAGCGAGCCGCGGGTGCCACACGGGGAGAGGCCGCGCTCCCCCCGCAGGATGGTACTTGCCGTGCTCTGGGTCACGTGACCCGCTGGCTCTGGGAGGGGAGCCGGGGTGGCCGCGGGCGGAGCCCCCGAAGGAGCCGGGACGGGAATCGGGATTGGGACAGGGGCCGGGATCAGGACCGGGACAGGCACCGGCACCGTGACCGACACCGGGCTGGAGTCTGCGGCGTTAACGAGCTTCGCCatcagctgccccagagccccttcccGTGACTTTCCCTGGCCTCAGGGCGGTGCCGTGTTCTCCGCAGGCTCGGCGCGATTTCTCCATTGGAGACTCAGCACCCACCGTCTGTGTTAATTCCTTAAAGTGCTTAGAATGTAAGATTATGGCAGATGAAGGTTTCAAATATTGTCGCTTCCCGATTTATAAAGCGGCTCTGTGGGAGTGTTTGCACAGGTACAGCCCGGGAAGGACAGGGGAGCAAACGCCCAAGTTAAACCTGTTCAGGCTCTTCATTTCCATTAAACTACTCCTCTTTCTCTTCAGGGTATCAAGTTTAAGTATTAAAGGATTAATTACCTCTAAGAATCTATGACGGAAAGCTAAACCAAATTCCACATGAACTATTAGGcttcaaaataataaagtaCCAGATTTCCTCCCTGCCCCTTGGAGTTGCCCCTTAAAGAGCTTTAAATACCTGAATCTGAACAAAAGTAGAAAGTTTTCAAGTAGATAACAGCATAGATTATTCAACTGAGTAAAACTTGTACTTTAATCCCAAGAAAGAGCAGCTATTGCTGATGCTGCTACAAGACACACCTCTGGATCCAAGCACAGCCACACATAGACAATAATTGTGTCTGATTAAAACAATAGCCAGATGGTCAGCAAGATGGATTATTACAGAAACACTGAGCTCAGACAcgaatcccagaatggtttgggttggaaggaccttctggaccatcccattcccacccctgctgtgggcagggacagcttcactagtccaggctgctcagagttAAGTGTTCcatccaaaatcccaaagcccAGCTCAGACAaggacctgcagcagctcttctcAAGAAAGACACTAAAGAAAGATTATTTCTACTTGTAGttgctcagcagagctctgagaaaccaccaggagggctggaacacctctggagcagagggcacacagagcaggcaaGCAGCAGCCTCCCAGTGAGCCAAAATCACCTCCTGAAAAACAACCAGAACAAAGAgatcctccccaaaaaacctaAGGAAACCCCAAATGCAAAAGACCTACAATCTCATTTAAGACAAACTAAGGAGGACAGGTTTGTTATCTTTATTTTCCAATAGTACATTTGAACAGGTTCTCAGGACTAAGCTCTCCACAGGGAGAACATTTGCTAGGTTATACAGATGGCCTGTGACAACACAAAcacggggctggggctggggctgtgctgtgggacactcaggggagctgaggaggaggaggaggaggcagctggggtTGTTACACCATGGAGTGATGGTCACACACTGGGGCTCCTCAGTGGCACAAAaccagcagtggggctggacACAAACAGCTTCAACCATTCCTTCTTAAAATCATTTCAAAATCTCACCATGACTGGCCTAGAGACCCCTCCTGTGGCTAGGAACTGCAGCTGCACATCTAACACTGCCTTCAGAAGTGCATTTGGTGTCTTTGCTAATTCAAATGCATCAAAATCAGAGTCAGATATCAAAGCATGCACTCAGTATTCCCTGGACACATCCTGTGACTGTGCAGCTTGGGAAGGAACAGCCACAGGATCTCTGAGAGCccaagctg
Encoded here:
- the FLCN gene encoding folliculin, which gives rise to MNAIVALCHFCELHGPRTLFCTEVLHSPLPQGAGSGDISGQNEQAEEEEGGIQMSSRIRSHSPAEGASADSSSPGPKKSDMCEGCRSLAGGHPGYVSHDKETSIKYVSHQHPNHPQLFSIVRQACVRSLSCEVCPGREGPIFFGDEQHGFVFSHTFFIKDSLARGFQRWYSIITIMMDRIYLINSWPFLLGKIRGIIDELQGKALKVFEAEQFGCPQRAQRMNTAFTPFLHQRNGNAARSLTSLTNDENLWACLHTSFAWLLKACGSRLTEKLLEGAPTEDTLVQMEKLADLKEESEGWDGSEEEEKPSSQPDVVEGQELSKSSPETSLVPDCNSWNVAHRRLSVFRSLRHMRQVLGASAFRMLAWHVLMGNQVIWKAQDVDLVQSAFDVLRTMLPIGCVRIIPYSEQYEEAYRCNFLGLGPHVQIPPHILASEFAVLVEVRAASRSSLYPTLFDDEQSLNKYEFLVTSGSPVAADRVGPTILNKIEAALTNQNLSVDVVDQCLVCLKEEWMNKVKVLFKFTKVDSRPKEDTQKLLSILGAAEEDNVKLLKFWMTGLSKTYKSHLMSTVRSPTSSECRN